Proteins encoded by one window of Venturia canescens isolate UGA chromosome 2, ASM1945775v1, whole genome shotgun sequence:
- the LOC122407368 gene encoding 11-beta-hydroxysteroid dehydrogenase 1A-like — MERWIGKIAIVTGASAGIGEAIVRAFVGAGIQVVGLARRENRIQEIADSLKGAKGKLYAVKCDLRNENDILKAFEWTNEKLGGVDVLVNNAGVAVTSTIAEGTTEDYRKILDVNLLAVAICTREAIKSMRSRNTEGHIFYLNSVLGYNATLTSLPTGLYPAGKFALRGLIDNVRQEIERTADNIRTTSIIPGLVRTEIFNAAGGSDVIFDRMPSIQAKDIADGVMYALSAAPFVRVDEVKITPLRQWTVSWYLILDKMERWSGKVAIVTGASSGIGAAITEELVKHGVKVVGAARRLQKVRDLAAKLKGQKGSVYAIECDVKKEQDILKVFKWVEKELGGVDIVINNAGVYIRENIMDASTESYRHVMDTNLLAPAIFAREAIRSMKKRKSAGHIITIGSIGGHNPEGVTVPCNLYVASKCAVVGMCHTLRNEIGAARLNIKITSLSPGAVKTDMILDVGFTLELMERLPILTPEEIASAVIFALSTPPNVQVKELIVEPLAPLHALLAD, encoded by the exons ATGGAGCGTTGGATCGGCAAGATAGCGATAGTGACAGGTGCAAGCGCCGGGATCGGCGAGGCGATTGTCCGAGCATTCGTCGGCGCTGGTATCCAGGTCGTTGGTCTCGCGAGACGTGAGAACCGTATTCAAGAGATAGCGGACAGTCTCAAGGGAGCGAAGGGAAAATTGTACGCGGTAAAATGCGATCTTCGCAATGAGAACGATATATTGAAAGCTTTCGAATGGACCAACGAGAAACTCGGCGGAGTCGATGTTTTGGTCAACAATGCTGGTGTAGCAGTAACTTCGACGATCGCTG AGGGAACAACAGAAGATTATCGTAAAATACTCGATGTAAACTTATTGGCTGTCGCCATTTGTACACGAGAAGCTATAAAGTCTATGAGATCTCGAAATACGGAGGGACATATATTTTACCTGAATAG TGTTTTGGGTTATAACGCTACACTAACGAGCTTACCGACAGGCCTTTATCCTGCAGGCAAATTTGCTCTGCGAGGACTCATTGACAACGTGAGACAAGAAATCGAAAGGACGGCTGATAACATCAGAACAACC AGCATCATTCCGGGATTGGTGAGGACAGAAATTTTCAATGCTGCTGGTGGCAGTGATGTGATTTTCGATCGCATGCCATCCATCCAGGCCAAAGATATCGCTGATGGGGTTATGTACGCCTTATCCGCTGCTCCATTCGTTCGC GTCGATGAAGTGAAAATAACTCCACTGCGCC AATGGACCGTATCCTGGTATTTAATTCTTGAT AAGATGGAGCGCTGGTCGGGAAAAGTTGCGATCGTAACGGGAGCGAGTAGCGGCATTGGGGCTGCGATAACGGAAGAGCTCGTTAAACATGGCGTCAAAGTCGTCGGGGCTGCGAGACGATTGCAGAAAGTTCGAGATCTTGCTGCCAAATTAAAAGGCCAAAAAGGCTCTGTTTATGCTATCGAATGTGATGTTAAGAAAGAGCAGGACATTCTCAAAGTTTTTAAATGGGTGGAAAAGGAACTTGGTGGTGTTGATATCGTCATCAATAATGCTGGAGTTTACATCCGTGAAAACATCATGG ACGCTTCTACGGAAAGCTATCGACACGTTATGGACACGAACTTACTTGCCCCAGCGATATTCGCGAGGGAAGCGATTCGTTCCATGAAAAAGCGCAAGTCTGCTGGGCACATAATCACTATCGGAAG CATCGGTGGACACAATCCTGAAGGTGTCACAGTTCCATGCAATCTTTACGTTGCCAGCAAGTGTGCGGTGGTTGGCATGTGTCACACTTTGCGAAATGAGATAGGAGCGGCAAGATTAAACATCAAAATAACG TCCCTTAGCCCCGGAGCGGTAAAGACCGACATGATACTTGATGTTGGTTTCACTCTGGAGCTGATGGAACGATTGCCCATACTCACTCCGGAAGAGATTGCTAGCGCGGTTATCTTCGCTTTGTCTACTCCACCGAATGTACAg GTGAAGGAACTCATAGTAGAGCCCCTGGCACCACTTCATGCATTGCTTGCCGATTAA
- the LOC122405775 gene encoding farnesol dehydrogenase-like, whose product MDRWLGKVAIVTGASAGIGAEITEALVKSGVKVVGVARRVEKIRDLATQLKGQKGSLYPMRCDMGKEEDILKVFQWTEKEFGGVDILINNAGVSIPENILDGSTKNYRKIMDINVIAVAICAREAVKSMKKRNILGHIINLVSTAGHNAEMINFPVSIYCASKYAVIGMSHSLRNELATAKLRIKVTCISPGAVETDMIAGAAIPKEVLDRDPMLAVKDITNAVIYALSTPPNVQVKELIITPLIPRS is encoded by the exons ATGGATCGCTGGTTGGGAAAGGTCGCGATTGTAACGGGTGCGAGTGCCGGTATTGGTGCTGAGATAACCGAAGCACTTGTAAAAAGTGGCGTCAAAGTAGTCGGAGTTGCAAgacgagtggaaaaaattcgagatctTGCTACGCAGTTAAAGGGCCAAAAAGGCTCGCTTTACCCCATGAGATGTGATATGGGCAAGGAAGAAGATATtctcaaagtttttcaatggaCTGAAAAGGAATTCGGTGGTGTTGATATACTCATCAATAATGCTGGGGTTTCTATCCCAGAAAATATCCTTG aTGGATCGACAAAGAACTACCGAAAAATAATGGATATCAATGTCATTGCTGTGGCAATTTGTGCTAGAGAAGCAGTCAAATCGATGAAGAAGCGCAATATTCTTGGCCACATAATCAATCTTGTGAG CACTGCCGGGCATAATGCTGAGATGATTAACTTCCCAGTCAGTATTTACTGTGCAAGCAAATATGCAGTAATTGGCATGTCTCATTCTTTGCGGAATGAATTAGCAACTGCAAAATTGAGGATCAAGGTGACG TGTATCAGTCCTGGAGCAGTAGAAACTGATATGATTGCTGGTGCTGCTATTCCTAAAGAAGTGCTCGATCGCGATCCCATGTTAGCTGTTAAGGATATCACTAACGCGGTCATCTACGCTCTTTCTACTCCACCAAATGTTCAG GTTAAGGAACTGATCATCACGCCGTTGATCCCTCGCAGCTAA